One window of Bacillus sp. THAF10 genomic DNA carries:
- the katA gene encoding catalase KatA: protein MQTTNKKLTTSWGAPVGDNQNSMTAGSRGPTLIQDVHLLEKLAHFNRERVPERVVHAKGAGAHGFFEVTNDVTPYTKAAFLSEVGKRTPLFVRFSTVAGENGSADSVRDPRGFAVKFYTEEGNYDLVGNNTPVFFIRDAIKFPDFIHTQKRHPKTHLKNPNAVWDFWSLSPESLHQVTILMSDRGIPATYRHMHGFGSHTFKWVNEDGDGVWIKYHFKTEQGIKNLTEEVGTKLAGENPDHHTEDLYHAIEHGDYPSWKVYVQIMPLEDANTYRFDPFDVTKVWSQKDYPLVEVGRMVLNRNPENYFAEVEQATFSPGTLVPGIDVSPDKMLQGRLFAYHDAHRYRVGANHQALPINRAKNEVNNYQRDGQMRFDDNGGDSVYYEPNSLNGPTESPEDKQASYSVSGVAESVAYDHNDHYTQAGDLYRLMSENERNRLVKNIVGAMAPVESDEIKLRQITHFYKADPEYGTKVAEALGLKIPQEIR from the coding sequence TTGCAAACTACTAACAAAAAGCTAACAACCAGCTGGGGTGCACCTGTTGGAGATAATCAAAACTCGATGACAGCTGGATCTAGAGGACCTACCCTGATCCAAGATGTTCATTTACTTGAAAAGCTTGCTCATTTTAACCGTGAGCGTGTTCCTGAACGAGTGGTTCATGCAAAAGGTGCGGGAGCACACGGATTCTTTGAGGTGACCAATGACGTAACACCTTACACGAAAGCAGCATTTCTTTCAGAGGTTGGCAAGCGAACTCCATTATTTGTCCGTTTCTCTACAGTTGCTGGGGAAAATGGCTCTGCCGACTCGGTTCGTGATCCACGGGGCTTTGCCGTCAAGTTTTATACAGAAGAAGGAAATTATGATCTTGTTGGAAACAACACACCTGTTTTCTTTATTCGAGATGCTATTAAGTTCCCTGACTTTATTCATACACAAAAACGTCATCCAAAAACACATTTGAAAAACCCAAATGCAGTTTGGGATTTTTGGTCCCTTTCTCCTGAGTCCCTGCATCAAGTGACCATCTTGATGTCTGACAGAGGAATTCCTGCCACTTACCGCCATATGCATGGATTTGGGAGCCATACATTTAAATGGGTAAATGAAGATGGAGACGGAGTTTGGATTAAATACCATTTTAAAACAGAACAGGGTATCAAAAACCTTACAGAGGAAGTTGGAACAAAACTTGCTGGTGAAAATCCAGACCATCATACAGAGGATTTATATCATGCTATTGAACATGGAGACTATCCATCCTGGAAGGTATATGTACAAATTATGCCGCTAGAGGATGCGAATACTTACCGTTTTGATCCGTTCGATGTGACAAAGGTTTGGTCCCAAAAGGATTATCCATTAGTGGAGGTTGGTCGCATGGTGCTCAACCGTAACCCAGAAAACTATTTTGCGGAAGTGGAGCAAGCCACCTTCTCCCCTGGCACATTGGTTCCGGGTATTGATGTGTCACCTGATAAAATGCTGCAAGGTCGCTTGTTTGCCTACCATGATGCCCACCGATACCGTGTTGGGGCCAATCATCAGGCACTACCAATAAACCGTGCAAAAAATGAAGTAAACAACTATCAGCGTGACGGTCAAATGCGCTTTGATGACAATGGCGGGGACTCTGTTTATTATGAGCCGAACAGCTTGAATGGACCAACGGAGTCACCAGAAGATAAGCAGGCTTCCTATAGTGTTTCTGGTGTTGCTGAGAGTGTCGCATATGATCATAACGACCATTACACGCAAGCGGGAGATCTGTATCGCTTAATGAGTGAAAACGAGCGAAATCGTTTAGTAAAAAATATTGTTGGGGCAATGGCTCCTGTAGAAAGTGATGAAATTAAACTTCGTCAAATAACTCACTTCTATAAAGCTGACCCTGAATATGGAACAAAAGTAGCCGAAGCCCTTGGGTTGAAAATCCCACAAGAAATTCGCTAA
- a CDS encoding WG repeat-containing protein, with amino-acid sequence MFGRFFSRIVKPRLFPAPVKTVEGTKWGYIDEKGKVVLKPAYANANGFQQNGLAIVSKREGTGIINQTGKFVVKPSYATILPFTEGRAIAMLNEGGSVVINEKGKVLTEKKYDYISPYQGGRAVYQETKNDTTRYGYLDLNGRVAIPARYLNVYDFNTGKGLVQVREDQYALLDSTGSQLQTFPYQQMNGLSEGLLSFKKTYQDKAGYVDETGKVIIPPQFGMALPFQGGRAVVNQSTDYQNEFGLIDKTGKYIISPKHNDMNILGGNRVSVGKALNPEEPFVGSMYALANAETGKLLSEFVYSEIGNYQGEYSSVTKGLQTFFVDKNGRQVKSLPIVDGIGTLTIEGQLVKAFVDQRLSYYDKTGKLVWSQNTEIPLTKTVSVMEEKYRPNKDYLVYYPQLQGMENKQAEKKVNEYLSVQSQVVPIPPNQQLDYNFTGDFDIQFFNKNLVILELSAYNYPFGAAHGMPTQMMVPIDIKSGQIYQLKDLFKKDSDYVKVLSEIVGKQIAENPEDYFPDAYKGIQPDQPFYVSSDSLFLYFTPYEIAPYAAGFPTFEIPFKEINSIIDKKGAFWRSFH; translated from the coding sequence ATGTTTGGGAGGTTTTTTAGCAGAATTGTAAAGCCAAGGCTTTTTCCTGCACCCGTAAAAACGGTAGAAGGAACAAAATGGGGCTATATTGATGAAAAAGGTAAAGTTGTTTTAAAGCCAGCCTATGCTAATGCCAATGGTTTTCAACAAAACGGATTGGCGATAGTAAGTAAGAGAGAAGGAACTGGGATAATCAATCAAACAGGAAAGTTTGTGGTAAAACCATCTTACGCCACAATCTTGCCATTTACAGAGGGCAGAGCCATTGCGATGTTAAATGAAGGTGGTTCGGTAGTCATTAATGAAAAAGGAAAGGTCCTCACAGAAAAAAAGTACGATTACATCAGCCCATACCAGGGAGGACGGGCGGTTTATCAAGAAACCAAAAATGACACCACACGCTATGGCTATTTAGATTTGAACGGAAGAGTTGCCATCCCTGCAAGATATCTAAATGTTTATGATTTTAATACAGGAAAAGGACTTGTCCAAGTTAGAGAAGATCAGTATGCCTTACTGGATTCTACTGGATCCCAGCTACAAACGTTTCCCTATCAGCAAATGAATGGACTGAGTGAAGGACTCCTTTCATTTAAGAAAACCTACCAGGATAAAGCAGGATATGTGGATGAAACAGGAAAAGTCATCATTCCCCCGCAATTTGGAATGGCCCTCCCATTTCAGGGCGGAAGAGCGGTAGTGAATCAATCAACAGACTATCAAAATGAGTTCGGATTGATTGATAAAACTGGCAAGTACATCATTTCTCCAAAACATAATGACATGAATATTTTAGGTGGAAACCGTGTTTCAGTTGGAAAGGCCTTGAATCCTGAGGAACCCTTTGTTGGATCCATGTATGCCTTGGCGAATGCAGAGACAGGAAAACTTTTAAGCGAGTTTGTCTATAGTGAAATAGGAAACTATCAAGGAGAGTACAGTTCCGTAACCAAAGGACTACAGACGTTTTTTGTCGATAAAAATGGTCGACAGGTAAAATCTCTACCAATCGTTGATGGTATAGGCACTCTAACAATAGAAGGGCAACTTGTAAAAGCCTTTGTGGATCAGCGTTTATCTTACTATGATAAAACTGGTAAGCTTGTCTGGAGTCAAAACACAGAAATACCTTTAACCAAAACTGTTTCCGTAATGGAAGAAAAATACCGTCCAAACAAAGACTACCTCGTGTATTACCCGCAACTTCAAGGGATGGAAAATAAACAAGCAGAAAAGAAAGTTAACGAGTATCTTAGCGTTCAATCACAAGTCGTTCCCATTCCGCCTAACCAACAATTAGATTACAACTTCACGGGTGATTTTGATATCCAATTTTTCAACAAGAACCTGGTAATTCTTGAGTTAAGTGCGTACAACTATCCATTTGGGGCCGCGCATGGCATGCCAACACAAATGATGGTCCCTATAGACATTAAGTCTGGCCAAATTTATCAGCTGAAGGATTTGTTTAAAAAAGATAGTGATTATGTGAAGGTTTTGAGTGAAATCGTAGGAAAGCAAATTGCGGAAAACCCTGAAGATTATTTCCCCGATGCTTACAAGGGAATCCAACCTGATCAACCATTTTACGTTTCGAGTGATTCGCTATTTCTTTACTTTACTCCATACGAAATCGCCCCTTATGCAGCAGGGTTCCCCACGTTTGAAATACCGTTTAAAGAGATTAATAGCATCATTGATAAAAAAGGAGCGTTTTGGCGGTCGTTTCATTAA
- a CDS encoding phosphatase PAP2 family protein: MRSEYRLWSAWPYQEEQSPPVGVPQAGFWPMFFIKRDSENRFFDPFGREIQWQIKPPLTIDWNAELALVERTVNSVTPQQIQSASYWATGEIGERFSTMLYEYAAKYPMGSPNCARMQGFFHATLNDVFVVCWYLKYMWDVARPNQYGRHIPKIIDTPRFPAYPSAHASLAGAADILMTYFFPEEEANIKATTEASAQSRLYAGVHFDADNKEGLRLGRQIGKIAVEILQVQNVKQ; this comes from the coding sequence ATGCGTTCAGAATATAGACTTTGGTCAGCATGGCCCTATCAAGAGGAACAGTCTCCCCCTGTTGGTGTACCACAAGCAGGCTTTTGGCCTATGTTTTTCATAAAAAGGGACAGTGAAAATAGATTTTTCGATCCTTTTGGAAGAGAGATTCAATGGCAGATTAAACCGCCGCTTACAATTGACTGGAATGCCGAGCTTGCACTCGTTGAACGTACAGTGAATTCAGTAACTCCTCAGCAAATTCAAAGTGCAAGTTACTGGGCGACTGGTGAAATAGGTGAACGTTTTTCTACGATGCTCTATGAATATGCAGCAAAATATCCAATGGGCTCTCCAAATTGTGCCCGTATGCAAGGATTCTTTCATGCAACCTTGAACGACGTCTTTGTTGTCTGCTGGTATCTAAAATATATGTGGGACGTTGCAAGACCTAATCAATATGGAAGGCATATTCCAAAGATCATAGATACACCACGCTTTCCTGCATATCCGTCTGCTCATGCCAGTTTGGCAGGGGCAGCGGACATATTAATGACGTATTTCTTTCCAGAAGAGGAAGCTAATATCAAAGCGACAACGGAAGCAAGCGCACAATCAAGATTGTACGCTGGGGTTCATTTTGACGCAGATAATAAAGAAGGCTTACGTCTAGGAAGACAAATTGGAAAAATTGCCG